From the genome of Sphingobacterium sp. UGAL515B_05:
GCTTCAGCTGGGATGGAAAAGATCCAAATGCCAGTATTTTGATTGGTATGTTACGTGCTGATGAGGGGCTTATTCCAGCTCTGGATTTAAAGCTTTCTGACGGTAGAAACTTCCATCAAAATTTTGTAGGTGATAGTACCTCGGTTGTCATCAACGAAGCATTTGCAAAATTGATCAAAAAAGATGGTCTTGTTGCAGGTAACATTATCAGTTACGGTGAGGAAAAACTCACCATTGCCGGGGTCGTCAAAAACTTCGTTTATAACAATGTGTATGCCGATCCTGAGCCGATGCTGTTTCTGCCAATGAACAGAGATAATGGCATCATGACCATCAAAACAAAAGCGGGAATAAATTTACCCGATGCGATCCAGCAAATCGAAAAGGTGATCGTGAAAAATAATCCAGGCTTCCCTTTCGACTATAAATTTTTAGATGATAGCTTCAATACTAAATTTCAAGCCGAGCTTTTTGTACAGCGACTTTCTAGCGTATTTGCTATTATGTCCATTATTATATCCTGCCTCGGACTGTTTGGCCTGGCCGCATTTGCAACAGAGCAGCGTGCCAAAGAAATCAGTATCCGCAAAGTACTGGGGGCTTCGGTATCAGGACTTATCCAAATGCTCAACCGTGAATTTGTCATTCTTGTAGCGATCTCATGTATCATTGCCTTTCCTATTGCGTGGATCATTATGAGCAAATGGCTAACTAATTATGCACATCATATCGATATTTCCTGGACCATTTTTATCATCAGTGGTCTGACAGCTATTATCATTGCCCTATTGACCATCAGTTCACAGGCATTTAAAGCAGCGATAGCCAATCCGACAAAGACTTTAAGAGATCAATAAACACTAAAAAAGAATTTAATAACAGAAATAGTAACTGTCCAAAGCAATTTCGCCAAGGAGACAAAACATAAAAACCATGAGCACAAAAAATATGATCAAAATCACAAATCTTCAAAAGTATTACCGCACAGAAGAAGTTGAAACCGTCGCATTAAACAACCTCAATATTCATGTCAAAGAGGGAGAGTTTGTTGCTGTAATGGGGCCTTCGGGCTGTGGGAAATCGACATTACTCAATATCATTGGTCTACTGGATGATTTGGATGAAGGAAGCTATCTATTCAACGAGATTGAAGTTGCCAAATTCAAAGAACGCGGTCGCTCAGATCTTCGCAAACATAACATTGGTTTTGTGTTCCAGAGCTTCAATTTGATCGATGAGCTAACTGTATTTGAAAACGTGGAACTTCCACTGGTTTATACCAACGTTCCAGCGGCAGAACGCAAAAAACGTGTAGAAGAAGTTTTGGAAAAAGTGCAGATCATGCACCGTCGCAATCACTTCCCACAACAGCTGTCCGGAGGTCAACAGCAACGTGTGGCTGTCGCTCGTGCGGTTGTCAATAATCCCAAACTGATCCTTGCCGATGAGCCTACGGGTAACCTCGACTCCAATAACGGTAACGAAGTTATGCAACTCTTGACTGAATTGAACGAGGCTGGCACAACCATCGTCATGGTAACACACAGTGAGCACGATGCAAAATTCTCTGACCGTGTAATCCGCATGCTAGACGGACAAGTGATTATGGAAACAACTTCGGTATAAGACAACTCATATATAACCAAGATATTACTCCTAATAACCTATAGATGATGAGCACGATTAAATTAATTTTCAGACAACTATGGCGCAACCGTCTTTTCACATTTTTAAATGTATTTGGGCTTGCCATCGGAATAAGTGCCTGTTGGCTAATTTTCCGTATCGTCAATTATGAATTTAGTTTTGACCAGCATCATCCGGAAAGTGAGCAGATTTACAAGGTCCATACCTCCTATGAGGAAAAGGATAAATTAGATCATTTCGATGGTGTTCCCGCACCATTACCGGCATATATCAAGGAAAACTTTGTCAATGTTGAACTGACAGTACCCATCTTTAAACAATACTTCGAGCGTGTCAGTAATAATCGCGGAGCGCAGAAAATAGAGTTTGAAGATCAGCCCGAAATCATCGGTACCACGGGAGACTATTTCAAAATGACACCTTATGTTTGGTTAGCTGGCGACCAAAGGAATATATTAAAAAACAGCCATGAAGTCGTCCTGACGGAATCGCGGGCTAGATTGTATTTCCCAAACACGTCAATAGACCAAATCATAGGACAGACCTTGTCCTATGATAGTACATTGTACAATGTAACTGGTATTGTAAAAGACCTCGCGCATCCAAGCAGCTTTTTGGGAAAAGAATTTATCCGGATTCCAGAACAGGAATGGAATAGCACAAACTGGAACAATTCAAATTCAAATTGGCAGCTTTTTATTAAGGTAAAATCATCAGCTTCCCTTCCTAACCTCACAAAGACAGCCGACAAAAAGGCGTATGAGATGACACATGCCGAATTTGACAAGTTTGGATTTAAAATGCATGTAAATACAGTT
Proteins encoded in this window:
- a CDS encoding ABC transporter ATP-binding protein, with the translated sequence MIKITNLQKYYRTEEVETVALNNLNIHVKEGEFVAVMGPSGCGKSTLLNIIGLLDDLDEGSYLFNEIEVAKFKERGRSDLRKHNIGFVFQSFNLIDELTVFENVELPLVYTNVPAAERKKRVEEVLEKVQIMHRRNHFPQQLSGGQQQRVAVARAVVNNPKLILADEPTGNLDSNNGNEVMQLLTELNEAGTTIVMVTHSEHDAKFSDRVIRMLDGQVIMETTSV